The proteins below come from a single Pseudodesulfovibrio sp. JC047 genomic window:
- the lspA gene encoding signal peptidase II, with amino-acid sequence MNRYTLAAIWATTTVVLDQITKLWVLNTIEPWTGFKVIPGFFNLVHVLNKGAAWGFLDDETIDWQRPMFIAISVVAVFAIGFMLKSTKRTDTWMISGLGMIAGGAIGNAIDRLWLGSVIDFLDFYIGTAHWPAFNIADSALTVGAGCIIVSIFLERHAQQD; translated from the coding sequence ATGAACAGGTATACCTTGGCGGCCATATGGGCCACGACGACAGTCGTGCTTGACCAGATCACCAAATTGTGGGTGCTCAACACCATTGAACCGTGGACCGGCTTCAAGGTTATACCGGGTTTTTTCAACCTTGTTCACGTGCTGAACAAGGGCGCGGCCTGGGGTTTTTTGGACGACGAAACCATAGATTGGCAACGACCGATGTTCATCGCAATATCGGTCGTTGCCGTTTTTGCCATCGGTTTCATGCTCAAATCCACCAAAAGAACAGACACCTGGATGATATCCGGTCTTGGTATGATTGCCGGCGGAGCCATTGGCAACGCCATTGATCGACTCTGGCTCGGATCCGTCATTGATTTTCTTGATTTTTATATCGGTACCGCACATTGGCCCGCCTTCAATATCGCAGACAGTGCCTTGACTGTCGGTGCCGGCTGCATCATCGTGTCAATATTCCTTGAACGACACGCACAACAGGATTAA